The Streptomyces sp. NBC_00454 DNA segment CGAGCCCGACCGGGTCGAGGGCTCGGTCCTGCGGTTCGGGCCGGGGGTGACAGCCGCCCTCCCGCTGCCGTTCCCGCTGCACCCGGAGCCGGCCCCGCTCCGCCGGAAGGGCGAGTGGCGGCGCTACACCCTGGCGGCCCTGGTCCTGCTGGGCGTCCTCGTCTACCTCGGCTGGCAGCACTACGGACCTGCCCTGGAGGTCCGCGACGTGACGGTCGCCACCGACCCCAAGGGCCCCGCATGCGATGCGACCGCCGACGTGGTGGCCACCGTACGGACCAACGGGCGCGCGGGGGTGCTCACTTACCGCTGGCTGCGCAGTGACGGCACGCGCTCGGCGCAGCTGACGGAGCGGGTGCCCAGCGGGCAGCGGGAGGCCCGGCTGCACCTGCTGTGGACCTTCCAGGGCGCGGGGACCTACCCCGCCAAGGCCGAACTGCAGCTGGTGTCCCCCACCCGGCGGACGGCCGCGGCAGAGTTCACGTACCGCTGCCGCCCGTAGCCGGCAGACGGATCACCGCGCGGCCGCCGTCGAGGTCCACCCGGGAGCGGGGCGGAGCGCCGTCCTCCTCGTCGTCGCGCATGACGAGGGCGCTCTGCCGCTCCTTGAGCTCGTTCTGCTTGCCCGGCGAGAAGCTCGCGTGCAGCTGCTCGAAACCCGTCGAGGACATCTGCCCCTGCCGGCCGCTCCAGCGCCAGGGCAGCAGTCCGGCGCGGCCCGCGCGTTCCAGCGTCAGGTCGAGGAAGGCGATGGCGGTCAGCAGCAGCGCCAGCCCCGGGATGGTCATGAAGACGACGAAGGCCATGCCCCGACCCTAGCCCCGGTCCTCCTTTCGGCCTACGGCCCGGCAGGCGGAGCCGTTCTTCCGGCCTGCCGTCCGGGACCGTCCGGCCGAGGTGCCCGTACCCCCTTCGCTGGTTGACTCGGAGATGTCGAGGAAAGCTCAGGGACGCTTCCCCGGCACCTCTCACGTCCACGTTCCAGCCGGCGATACACCCCCAACCGGAACGTGGTCGTCCCGCAACGGATCACAAGTCCGCGCGGGAGGCCCGCAGCTGCTTTGGGGAGTGGCTGCGGGCCATTTTGCATATCCCGTTGGAGCCCCTCGGACTGCCGCTCCTAGAACCTCGCGTGCGCGACGATGTCCGCCGCGAACTCCCCCGTCATCGCCGGGGTCACCGTCGGCCGGCACTGCGCGACCGCCGCCAGGTAGTCCTCCGTGCTCGCGCCCAGCTGCGCCGCCGCCGCGCCCCGGGCGCCCACCGCCTCCAGGTCCCGCTCGAAGGACACCTGCGCCGCGATCCGCGCCGCGTGCTCGATGTCGGCCGGGGTGAACAGCTCGCTCGCCTCCACCAGCGCCGCCACGTCCACATCGCCGCGCCCCGCCGTGTAGCGGGCCCAGATCGCGGCGCGGGCGCCCGCGTCCGGGGTGCCGATCGGGATCAGGTAGTCGAAGCGGCCGGGCCGCAGGAAGGCCGGGTCGAGGGAGCGGATGGAGTTGGTCGCGCAGACCAGCAGCCGTTCGTCGCCCTCCCGGAAGCCGGGTATCAGCTTGAGCAGCTCGTTGGTCACCCCGTGGATCCCGCCGGGCTGCGCGGGCTCGGTGCGCACGGGTGCGATCTCCTCGACCTCGTCGATGAAGACGAGCACCCGCTCCAGCTCGGCGATCCGCGAGAAGGCGTCGCGCAGCGCGGTGGCGAGGTTCCCCTCGTCGGCCAGCCGGGAGGGCAGCAGTTCCACGAAGGGCCAGCCGAGCCGGGAGGCGATGGCGCGGGCGAAGGTGGTCTTTCCGGTGCCGGGCGGGCCGAACAGGGTGATGGCGCGCGGCGGCCGGACCCCGTGCACGGCGGCCCGCTCGGGCTCGGCGAGCGGGAGGACCACGCGCCGCTCGATGAGGTCCTTCTCCTTCTCCATGCCGGCGACCTTGACCCACAGGTCGTTGGGGAGGAAGCGGCCGCCGAGGTCGTCGAGGAGGCCCGCAGCCGGTCCGTGCAGCGGCTCGGTCTTCTCGAAGTAGGCGACGGCGGGCTGCCGGGTGTAACCGGCGTTGAGCAGTCCCTCGCCGAGCAGGTCCTCCTCGGGCAGGACGTAGGCGATGCGGCCCACGCGGGCGGCGATGAGCCGGCGCTCCAGCTCGACGAGCAGGGCGCTGGCCAGGCCCCGGCCGCGCCAGCCGGAGGCGATGGCGATGCGCATCACCCAGGCCCGTTCGCCGGTGACGCAGGCGAGCGCGGCGCCGATCGGGACGCCCTGGTGGACGGCGACCACGCAGGGCTGCCGGTCGGTGAGGGCGCTGATGCACTCGGCGAGGGAGAAGACGGACTCCTGGCCGAGTTCGGCCGTGGTGTCGATCAGATGGACAACGGCCGCGAGATCGCTCTCGCGGTAGTCGTGGATCAGCCAGTTCACCGGGTACCGCCCCTCGTTCGTACTCCTGTGCGCCTTCTGCGTACCTTCTGCCGCGAGGCTAGGGGCGGGCGGGCCCTGCGATCACGCTCCGTCGTGCACAACTACCGGTCCGTAAACCGTCCGTGTCGTCCATAGACTGGTGTTTTCCGCCCGAACTGACGACCGAGGATCCGTACGCCTTCATGACATCCCACATATCCACCGTCCGAGCGGGCAGGCAGCCGTACGTCGTCTGGCTGGTTCCGGCCCTCTGGACCCTGGCGCTCGGTCTGTGGGGTCTCTCCCGGCAGAACAGCGTGTGGCGCGACGAGGCGGCGACCTGGCAGGTGGCGGGGCGCTCCGCCGGCGAGATCTGGCACATGCTGGGCACGGTGGACGCCGTCCACGGGGCCTACTACCTGCTGATGCACGTCCTCTTCGAATGGTTCGGGGCGAGCACGACGACCCTGCGCCTCCCCTCGGTGCTGGCCATCACGGTCGCCGCCGCCTGTGTGGCACTGATCGGGCGCCGGCTGGCCGGGCCCTGGGCGGGGCTGGGCGGCGGGCTGGCCCTCGGGCTGCTGCCGGCCGTGCAGTTCCAGCTCCAGGAGGGCCGCGCGTACTCCCTGGTCGCGGGGGGCGCCGGAGTCTCGACCCTGCTGCTGGTCTCACTGCTGGCCCGGCCCCGACCCGGCCCCGGTCGGCGGACGTGGCCGCGCTGGACGGCGTACGGGGCCCTCGTGCTGGTCTGCGCCCTGCTGAACTGGTTCTCGCTGCTGATCCTGCCCGCGCACGCGCTGACCCTGTGGTGGGTCGGGGCCGGGCGCGGTGTCCTCGCCCGCTGGCTGGCCGCCTCCGCGGTTGCCGTGGCCGGGGCGCTGCCGCTGATCCTGTTCAGCCGGACCCAGTCCGGCCAGGTGTCGTGGATACCGCCGCTGACCTGGCCCATGCTGATCGGTCCGGCCGTCCTGCTGGCGGTCGGCGCGATCGGAGCGTGGGCGGACCGGTGGAACGGGCCCCGGCCGGGCCGTCCGGGCCGTCCGCACCGGCTGTCGGCGGCGGCCGTCGGGCTGCCGCTGCTGGCGGTTCCGCTGCTGGGTCTGGCCGCGGCCTCGCTGGTCCAGCCGCTCTTCCTGGACCGGTACGTGCTGTTCTCCATGCTGGGTCTGGCCCTGCTGATCGGCGCCGGGCTGGGCGCGGCCGTACGGGTCCTCGCGCCCCGGTGGCCCCGGGCCTCGGCCGCGCTCGTGCCGGTCGCGGTCGGGGCCTCGGCGCTGGCGGTGCTGCCGGTGGCGCTCGCCGACAGGTCCCCGGCCAGTCGGATCGACGACGTGCTCTCCGTGGCGGGGGAGGTGGCCCGGCTGAAACGGGCCGGCGACGCGGTGCTCTTCGTACCGGCGGCCCGGCGGGACACCGCGCTGGTCTCCCCCGGGGCGTTCGCGGGCCTGGCCGACGTGGCGCTGGCGCGCGGCCCCGCGGAATCGGGCACCCTCAAGGGCGAGGAGGCTTCGCCGGCCGCCATCCGGGCGGCGCTGGAGGCGCCCCGGCGGATCCTGCTGGTGACGGACTCGGGTCCGAAGGCCAGGCCGTCGGGTTCCGAGGCGGACCGGGCGAAGACCGCCGTCCTGAAGGCGCAGTTCAAGGTGGTGGAGGACCGGCAGGTCCGGGGCCGCCGGGTGACGGTCTACGAACGGCTCTGAACGGGCTCCGAACGGCTCTGAGGAAGCCGCGCGGCCGTGCGCGCGGCCGTCTGAGAACCGCGTGAGAACCACACCGGAACCTCTGATTCACAGCCGATTCTCAGGGAAGACTCGGCTCCGGCCACAGGTTCGCCCGAGATGCTCTGTACATGATCCAGCGCATCCCCTCCCGACCGGAACGCCGCCCCCGCGCCCGTGGCCGGCGTGCGACCCGGATCCTCCTGGCCCTGGCCTCGGCGACGGCCCTGCTGAGCCTGAACATCCCCGCCGCGCTCGCCGAGCCCCCGCTCGGAGTCACCACCACGGCCGCCGCCGATGCCGTGGCCGGGCGGGTCGGCGCGCTCTTCTCGGGCGGCCTCGACGGCGGGCACTTCTGCACCGCCGCCGTGGTGCGCAGCGACGACCGCGATGTGATCGCCACCGCCGCGCACTGTCTGGACAGCCTGGACAGCACCTACTTCGCGCCCGGCTACCGGGACGGCGAGGCCCCGTACGGGCTGTGGAAGCTGACCAGCGCCTACATGGCCCCGGACTGGAAGGACGGCCAGAACCCGGACGACGACATCGCCTTCGCGACGGTGGTCCCGGCCGACGACCGGCAGGGCGAGTCCGTCGAGGACCTGGTCGGCGCCTTCCCGGTGGCCGCGGAGCAGTCGGCCGACGCCACGTTCTCCATCGTGGGCTACCCGAGCAGCGACGACTCCCCGCTGCACTGCGCCAACACCACGACGTTGTTCTCCGAGACCCAGCGCCGCATCGAGTGCCCGGACCTCAGTGGCGGGACCAGCGGCAGCCCCTGGCTCGTGGACGGCGCCCTGGCGGGCGTGCTCGGCGGCTACCAGGGCGGCGGGGACGTCCCGGAGGTCTCGTACAGCGCGGTCATGGGCGACCAGGCGGTCGAGCTCTACCGCGAGGCCGCCGACAGCGACTGAGGAAGACGGCCTACGCGCGGGGCGCGGTCTGGGGCTGCCGCTCGGGCTGGGCCGCCGTCGCCTCGGGTACCGAGAACCAGGTCGGCTCGTCCCGCAGGGCCCGCCGGATCCGGTCCACGGCGAAGGACTCCAGCGGCTCGGGCAGCGCGTCGGGCGCGAACCAGGCCACCTCCAGCGACTCGTTGTCGTTGACCCGGGCCCGCCCGCCCGTGGCCCGGCAGCGGAAGGTGATGTCCTGGAACTGGCAGACGTCCCCGTTCGGATAGGTGATCGGCGGCAGCATCTCCACCAGCACCACCCGTTCGGGGACGCACCGCACCGCCGTCTCCTCGAACACCTCGCGCGCCGCCGTTTCGGCCGGCTGCTCCCCCGGCTCGGCGATCCC contains these protein-coding regions:
- a CDS encoding serine protease, producing MIQRIPSRPERRPRARGRRATRILLALASATALLSLNIPAALAEPPLGVTTTAAADAVAGRVGALFSGGLDGGHFCTAAVVRSDDRDVIATAAHCLDSLDSTYFAPGYRDGEAPYGLWKLTSAYMAPDWKDGQNPDDDIAFATVVPADDRQGESVEDLVGAFPVAAEQSADATFSIVGYPSSDDSPLHCANTTTLFSETQRRIECPDLSGGTSGSPWLVDGALAGVLGGYQGGGDVPEVSYSAVMGDQAVELYREAADSD
- a CDS encoding bifunctional GNAT family N-acetyltransferase/ATP-binding protein produces the protein MNWLIHDYRESDLAAVVHLIDTTAELGQESVFSLAECISALTDRQPCVVAVHQGVPIGAALACVTGERAWVMRIAIASGWRGRGLASALLVELERRLIAARVGRIAYVLPEEDLLGEGLLNAGYTRQPAVAYFEKTEPLHGPAAGLLDDLGGRFLPNDLWVKVAGMEKEKDLIERRVVLPLAEPERAAVHGVRPPRAITLFGPPGTGKTTFARAIASRLGWPFVELLPSRLADEGNLATALRDAFSRIAELERVLVFIDEVEEIAPVRTEPAQPGGIHGVTNELLKLIPGFREGDERLLVCATNSIRSLDPAFLRPGRFDYLIPIGTPDAGARAAIWARYTAGRGDVDVAALVEASELFTPADIEHAARIAAQVSFERDLEAVGARGAAAAQLGASTEDYLAAVAQCRPTVTPAMTGEFAADIVAHARF
- a CDS encoding NUDIX domain-containing protein, producing the protein MTTPDFIRTLRASAGHQLLLLPGVTAIVVDDEGRVLLGRRADTGRWSVIGGIAEPGEQPAETAAREVFEETAVRCVPERVVLVEMLPPITYPNGDVCQFQDITFRCRATGGRARVNDNESLEVAWFAPDALPEPLESFAVDRIRRALRDEPTWFSVPEATAAQPERQPQTAPRA
- a CDS encoding DUF6191 domain-containing protein; its protein translation is MAFVVFMTIPGLALLLTAIAFLDLTLERAGRAGLLPWRWSGRQGQMSSTGFEQLHASFSPGKQNELKERQSALVMRDDEEDGAPPRSRVDLDGGRAVIRLPATGGSGT